GAGGAGTTTCTAAAAAATACTGAATCAAAGCAATTTTTGGATACAACAGTTTACTTAACCGCAAGGTTTTGTCTTCAAAAAAGTGCATGCATGCCTTTCAGCTACAAAATTAATCTAAATCCTTGTTCcttgattttattgaaaacatTACACTCGACGTTTCATGAAGAAGTTCCTTCATCCGCAACGCCTTTGAGATAAGCTATATCTTCATCCGTTGAAACGTTATTCTTGACAATATTCAAGTAATCTTCAAATGAACAAAACTCCTCGCAGCTACCTATTCTCACCAATGTAAAGTTTTCACTAACTCCATCCCAAGCAAGCATCTGCAATCGACACAAAATCGTCATTCTATACGAATCTAGAGCACCGTCAACCTTAATCGTGCACTTGTGAACCTTCGACTCACCCTTACGTATTCGGATTTCTTAGAATCCGTGTACTTTTCCATGATCAAAGCACTGCCATGCGGTGGAAGATAAAAAGCTTCGACATCTTGAGCTTTGGAAAATGCATTCAGAGTCAAGTCATGAGCGCAGTACAAGTACATTTTTTTCGGTAGTGCGACTTTGCGATTGTTCTTGATATTTTCGATAAACTTTCTGACCAGTGTGCCACCGTTTAACCTCCTTAACTGCGTCGTCAGAGACATGCTGTCGAGACCTAGCTTGTACAGTTCAGTAAGATTCCTGTCGATTGATTCATCCGTGTACCAGCTTGGAAGTGGTAGATGCGCAGCTTTCTGCAAGTGTCCCGATGCTTTTAATCGTAATCATACTATATTTACGATTTCGATTACGATGGATGAGTTTCtctcatttatttaatctccGGAAAATCGCATATTCATTGTGTCCGaactaaaatatttaattatacttGCGTGATACTGTATCGCTTGACAAGTCCATCCTGCATGATAGATGACATTTTGCTTAAAGGGAATACCAGTATTGTTCTCCATCATCTCGAGGAACTCCGTGTATTTTGAGATATTTTGTCGAAATTCACTCGAATTAGTCAGTATTCTGGGATACAAATCTTTATACCTTGAATATGcacagaaaataaaatattcatcgATGATAACGAATTCAATTGTCAATACACACATACTTTGGAGTATCAAACGGTATCAAAACGTAAACGATATTCGGATCACGTGAGTTTTGGTAAATCTCGTCATTCCACGTATCTCCTGGCACAGTGGGAAAAAGGCCAGTGAGAGCTAGCTGCAAAGACATTCTTGTTCGATTAAAATCAGTAGTCGTGGCAAAATATTCTTCAGGATTGTGAGTGCCCAGGAACTCGTCATATTTTTTTCGTAACAGAGTGCCCAATTTGTAAGCTTGCTGTTTTCCTTCCTAAATTAATGAATACGTCGTGATAAAAGACTTAATTGCAAAATGCATGTGGGATGTACGGAGGTGAAGTGTGAAAGAAAGACTTAGACTCTTAGTAAAAACAGTATATTTGAAGTATTGGCTACATCGTCTGCGCTCTGCGCTGGCAGGATTAGAACTAACCCTCCTAGGGGCTGCCGGTCGGCACCCTGGCCGTACCTGCCCCCTCCACTCACCCTCACTCATCCTTACTCGTGCGTCATCACCCACTCATGCGTCGGTCGCTCTCGGGCCCAACGGCTGGCCCTGGCCTGTTCCCCACGTGCAGCGCTTGCGCTGAGCCCTCCGCTTTTTCCGCCGTCCCTCCTATCATAAACTCATAAAACCCTTCTCGCTCGATTCACTCATAAAATCTTTCCTCGAGCTTTCTTCGGTTTATGACATAACCCGGTCTTCCTCTTAAACCTCACGTTCCGTCCCTCGCATCCTTTAGTCTAGGAGCCAGGGGGGTTTTCGTGGCCGACGGAGGTCCAGTCAGACACCAAAGTTTTCTAAGTTTATTTTGGCCCGCTGatcacgaatttcgagggtGTTTTGCATGAACGTGTAAATTTGAaaagttattaacaatttaattgtttaaaaCGCTGTAACAAGCAgacataatacaaaaattatattctaaCTTGAAAATACCTTGCGGCGGCGCAAGAAACAGCACGAAGAGATACAAAGCTCACAACGGTAAGTCGCTTGACATGtatgaaattaatttattgacaaaactttgtaaataaattaaatgtgTTACCTAAAGAAGAGTCACAATGCGAATCCACAGATTATGATGTCAAGGGACTTCCCGTTGTAAGCTTCGTATCTCTTCGTGCTGTTTCTTGCGCCGCCGCATCAACGCCTCTTGGCGGACATTTTTCAGGCGGATAAATGTTGATAATTAAACTTTACGGTACATGAAATTATTCGTCTTTAAACAAGGAATACTTCtgtactatttttattattcattgataaaaaaaagatgGTCAAAATCGgtcataaacaaaaaaaatacgattttactatttttttttttaaatattttgcgttataatttttttcccgtAATGTTTAtcataaatatttgttaagaTATCGATAAAGAAATGTTTTATGCTCATAATGAGAGGTGTTGAGTTGAAAAATTTGGAATAGAACCGAAGTTATGCGGTAAATAGTGATGGAAAAGGTGAATTATGCAAGTAATATTCACTAATTTTGCAATAACTCGActtgtaattaatttttttgatttctgCAAATTTGAGACTATTTCTACGTGAAAATGAAAGGTATTTTCAACGttagaatataatttttgtattatgtcTGCTTGTTACAGCGttttaaacaattaaattgttaataacttttttaatttacacgTTCATGCAAAACaccctcgaaattcgtgatCAGCGGGCCAAAATAAACTTAGAAAACTTTGGTGTCTGACTGGACCTCCATCGGCCACGAAAACCCCCCTGGCTCCTAGACTACTTCCTCTCTCATACACATGCgcgcacatacacatatacacactcTCTATATCACTCCCCATTCATGCGTGATTTTCGATGATGAAATGATACGCGAAGAGGCCAGTGATTGACAATTCTTTAGTTCTTTTGAATTGCATAGATAGTATTATCGTGGAATAATAATCTTGCTTACATTTGTTAATTCCTGGTAACCTTCGGGATACAACTCTGGATCTGTGGCATTGATGTGCTCAGCTTCTATACGACCTGGTGTGCGTGCACCGTGTCTAAAAACCTGAGTGGAATAACTTAACCAAATTCTAATTGACCAttagaataaatatttgttttatgCTTGATCTGTTTTCGTATACTTACAACCTGAACGAGTTCCAGTTTTAAAGCACTCATTGTTGCATTACAAAGTTGACAACTTAAAAGACTGCACAAAATGAAAGACTTAAACAATGTTATCTGTTTCATTCCAGTATGACTTTGCTATGTTAAATAAACGGAAGACTGACGGTTTACTCATAAATTGCGATAGCTTATCACGCTCAATACAGGTCACATAATATGACGAAGCATTAATCGgacataaaaataatcaaaacaaGATAAATATTCTAGCGTTCAAATTTAGTACCAGATAAGATAACAGGAAAATGAAATTGgttgcataaataaaaatttaaatcgaAAATGCACTGTTTTGCAATCATTACGATTTTTATTCGTACTAATGTCACGTATGGGCAAGATATAAGAATAGGAAAAACACTGAAAACTATTTGCataatgtaaaaatttattgaagcGCTATATTCGGTGAAAGATGGCCTGTTCTTACATGTTCAAAAAAGCTACGTTCAACTAAAAGCTTCGATCACTCAGAGGTAGATGGTGTAGACTGTGGTGGCCGAAGGTGATCCAAAGGTTGAAAAACACTTCTCGCTACTCCCGAACAAATCCCACAAAGCATAAAAGTTTAGAAAAACTCGAATTTTCTGAATAAAAGCTAACTATAATATCGAAGAATTACCATTTCGGCCAACAGAACTAGAATTGCTCGATTGTTTACTGCTGCCACTTTCACTGTCGCTACTTCCAGTAGACAGGGTCGGTGGGCCATGAGGACCCGATGGCGGTCCCGGTGGTCCATGATGCTTCTAATAAGAGTTCAATCCAATCATTCGACCCTTTTGCCATCGGATTCAAAATATTCACAAAGCTTATATAACTTACCGCCAAAGCAGAGGCGACGAGCAGCACAGCAGAGATAGCAAGGAATAGTGCAAACTTCATGTTGATGTCACGTATGAACTGATGAATCCTCGGCTTCTCGCGCATCCTTTTATACCGAAACATGAACTTGAATTCTCCCCGCAATTACTACCTCGAATAATTGTCCTGCGAAttcgcataattgatttccgCCGAAACGTATGACAAATGGTGTATTTGAGAGGTATAACGCGTGTAATAAATCATCTAGGATGTCCAATTGTCCATTGTTCAACCGTTGCGAATTCGAGGTGCGAGATCTTGATAGTATACTGTTCTCGTAATCGCTTGATTCTcacattttcttctttttcgccCTCCGCGGTCACGtaataattgtaacataaATAATCGAACAACAAGAAGCGTTAACTTTCAGAACTGtataatcaaaaacaaaatttacttttttttcaagcttCGGAAAAAAATACGCTGCCGGTTAACCCAGAAGCGTATAAGCTCCTCGCCATAATGAGATTACGGGCATAAGGTATCCGCAATATATCCTCGAGCCCATAAGAGAGGGTGTGTGAGTagcttacaaaaataaagccaAAAAATGTTCATCCCCCGTATACACATACAGATCCGATCCTGCGGCGCTCTCGGAAagaatcttaaaaaaatgcaaagcACATTATcgcagcgccgcgcgcgtcttCTCCTTTTGTCCCCCGGATCCACTTTACCGAATTTGTAACCTTAACCCCCGCGCAGGGCGCGCGTAATCCTGCGTACCGCGCGCAGCGCGTGAGTTTTGACGCGCTCAGCATATAAACTCGCCCGCGACGAGAGAGCAGATTACGCATCCGGTTTATATCAAATTTTCCccgcgattctctctctccctctcccgcTCTTGTGGCACAACGAGTTTTATTATCTCGTGCTATTTCAGCCTTGCTTTCATACTTTAACCGCGCGCCGAACTTATGCCTCGTCGTTTCGAGGAATATTACAAGTGCGACTGCGCCGCCGCTCGTATAAAGCGCCCGCGCGCAGATTAAAGGACCGGATGTACACTTTGTGCGCGgggagtgtgtgtgtgtgtgtgtgtgtgtaagccTCGTCGAGTGCGTtcgatttataaatatatggaGCACGAAGGCTCGCGGAGATCGAGATACATTTAATTATCCGGAGGAATTCAAAGATCATTGAGAATGGCCGCGGAAAAAGTGCGCGAAGCCTCGCGGCGGCCGTATAATAAAAGCCTCATAAATCACGCGCTCGAAGCGCGAAGAGTATATCGAGAGGGCCCGAGTAGACCGGCATCGACTCGCTCTTGCCAAATAAGGCTCGAGGCAGACGCTCTACACTTATGCGATAtactcgtctctctttctctctctctctctctctctctctctctctctctctctctctctctcctaacAGTTCAtccttctctcctctctcgcgcgcgcgggcaaaATTACATTGCCAATGAATAGAGCACGGAGGGCACAGGTGTCTGGCTTGACTTTCGATCACTTGATAAGTCTCGAGTCGAAAAATTGCATCAAATATTTACCCCGAGCGTCGAAGAGGCGTCGAGTCAAGAAGTCGTCGTCGAGGAGCGAAGGGTGATGTGTGACAAAGGGCTGACGCAGGCAAGTTTgttcgagagagcgagtcaTCCCTCTCGGCCCGGAATTGCTTTTCACGCGCCGACGACACGGAAACAAGGAAATTTACTTTTTACCTCGTTTCGGAGTTTACTTTAAAAATTCCTCGAGTTTGCTCTCGCCCCGCGCGCGGGAGGGAGAGTTAGATTGGTTCGGAGCAGCACGTGTGTGTTCCATATGCGAGCGAAATACCCGTCCACTTTATTCGACGCGCGCGACGCGAAACtcgaaaaaataagagaaccGCTGGCGGTTAAAGGACACCGTCGAGGGGCTAATTCGAGGAAACGCAGCGGGCACGGTCTGCCAAACCTGGCGTAGCGCagacgtatacacacactcgtCTCCCCTACATACTTCCTCTGCCAAAAATACGACGCGCCCACAGACCGTTTAAGAATATAATCAAGTCCCTTatgccgcgcgcgactcgctctctccaTTCGCTGAATCAACATCGCGTGCGCCTAATGAACCCAAATGAGAATATGCCGGCCGCGGCTATggctatttttttctaaaactgAGCGCGGGGATTTTCTGCACTTGCTAATTCCACCGGATTCGAGATGCAAATTGCGCGCATACGTTATtacgttcttttttctctccgcggaGGATTATCCCGCGGGGCTTTTTAACGAACTTCGCTAATACTCGAGCcgcttttgaaatattaaattttcataattatcGTTGCCGTATATAATTCCGCTGGAATATACACTCGGAGAGAGCTTTCAATGGCGGAATTAATTGAAGCCGATCGCTGCGAGATCGAGTTTAATTTTATACCGCGGGGTAATGGAAGAAACTATTTTCGTAGTTGCCATTCATAAAGCCGTTTACGAAAGGGAGAATTCCGACGCGGTTTAGCAAAACAAACAGGAGCTAAGCGTCGCTACCGCTATTAGGCTAATTCTGACGAATTATAGTCGCTCGAGCTTTTAATTTCGATTAGAGCATCGGCTTCTTTGATTGGGGAGATGCGTCAGACGCGACACACGCGCGTGTAGCTGAGCTGCAGTACACGCGGgtcttataaatattaatgagGGACACCCGCGCGGTCGCGTATTAAGTGCAAAGTTTGCCGGGAGCGGGAATTTCGAGATGGACGTGTCTAATAAAGCTGCTGCAGTATATAGCTAAATGTATACCTATGCGGGTGTAGTTGCCGTTGTTTCGCTGTCGCGAGATTAGTCGCAGCGCgcgaatttaattataaaatatccgAGCTCGACGTCGCCgcattgatattttattggaaaaattttaatttcaaccGCCGCCGACAAAAACATACTCTCCCTTACACATCTCGGGATAATTATAATACGCCAAGTTTCCCGGAGGCAGCGCAGTAGAGCTAGCGTTCTTTGAGCTTTGCAGGAATTTCATCGAGAGCCAGTTATGAATTTTAAGCGCGCAACGATGCTGCATtagagagacagagacgcACACGGCTGGTGCGTGTatagtatacctatatagcgTCGTACAGGCGGACGAGCGAAAATAATGAGGAACGAAATTGGGGGTGAAACAAAGAAGTATATAGTGTATAGCCGGCGGGAGAGCAAACGAGCTTTCGGAAGTGTGCCAGCTCGAAATAAAGAGAAGTGTAGAAGCGAGAGAAGAAAGGCGCGAAATTAATTTGAGTGCGGCGAATAATTAACGCAATGACGTCGAGTGCAGCGTTTCcacttttttcgcgcgcgactcgctgctgctgccgccggcGCTATAATCAATTTAGCATCGTGGCGAGGCgactagaaaaaaaaaacaaacaaagttAAAGCGAGCGCACCGATCGGATGAATTATTTATCGCGATCGGGGCGAATCAATCAAAAAAGCGCCGACTCACAGGCAAGACGCGGCGGCGTTGACGAGAATCGCGTTAACTTCCGGCgtccgcgtgtatatatagctatatatatatgtatatatttcatACAATAAAGCTCGTCTGGGAGCAGAAAGTCCCCTAATCGGGTTAGCCGCTCGTCCGCGGGAGTGGAGTAGATGAATAGATAAATAGCCGCCTGCTGGGTTTATTGTGCTCGAGGGCTTTTAGCCGCGCGCGAATCGAGTTAGCGCGAAGCTTCGATACACGTACATATAGTGTGTAGGAATTTCGGACGAGCCGATCGCGTTTATATTTCGAGAGATTTGATTAATGACTGCGCATACTGCGTAGCAGAGCTGTATAGAGCTATACTGCTTTGATTTATGCTTTCGGATACAGAACGACATTCGACACTTTTCTAAACCCACTATCGGCAAAGTTCCCGAAAAGTCGGCAATAATTAACGTCCACTTTGGAAATAGCGCCCTCTAAGCTCGTaagatttttctctctcctttttccgCCGTAATAGCCTTTCTCCCGGCCTTAACGCAATTTCACTCGAGTCTCGGACTATTTTCCATCGCGAACGTTTAGCACAGCGGCCGAATAGCCTCTCCCCCACCGAAACCAGAGCAAACAAGACGCGCGGCATTCAAACGAGCGTCTGTACATAACCGTACCTTGTACTCCCTCTGCGCCGCAAAACAAAGCTCGCCccggctctttttctctccactGTCTCTCTCAGCGAGTAGGGCAGCAAAAAAATCTCAAAGAGCGCGTGCtcttattatcattattacgcACTCGAGGCGGAAGCACGAGGGTCGGCACAAAAGCTCCGCGCGGCATCAGAAAGGAGAACGAGTATAGCGCgagacgtgtgtgtgtgtgtgtgtgtgtatatatatatacacacagtgagagaaagaaaacgGGGACAAGAGCTGGCGAATTTTTGCGCCTCTCGTCGCGCAGCTCGCAATTGGGGCCCGCGAAGCAAGAAAGCCCGAGCCTAATTTACGGCTCTGTATACCGGCGGCTCTCGCGATTATTTGTCGTCGGAACGGATTGCTCTATACTGTGCTTCGGATCCCGATAAACAGAGAGCCGCTCCTAATGGGAAAATAATCCCCGGCGGCGGTGGGTTCCTTTCCCCAATATTCCACACGTGTCTCGCGAGAAAAACAAGTATCGAGATAAGGAGTCGAAGAACCCTTCGCTGGCCCCGGGATTAAGCTCGGCGATCTTCTTTTCCCGCTCACTCTGTGTATACCGCGTGTGCGATGCTCGCTTGTATTTTCTTGTTTCCTTACCGCGACGAGTTACGATACCGATTTAGATATCGAGTGCGGCGTaggtgtacgcgcgcgcgcgtgtgtgtgtgtgtggagacGGGACGGCTTTGATCCGACGATTACGTTTCTCCTTATCGGAGCTTGTTCGCGACGACTGTATACGCCCCGGGCGGTAAATCCTTGGACTTTACGCTCGAGTTTATCTATCCCTCCGCGAGAAGCTCTCGATATATACTTTAGCGCGGGAGAAATAACTCGATATGGAAATTTTCTGTAATTATTATACGGGAGCTGCAAGGGTACGGCCCATTTCGTGTCCGCTGCGCCAGCAAGAAGAACGAAAAATATACGCGGGTATAACTGTGCGAAGATACATACGCGTATGAAAAGTTTCGCAATTTTCAGTCtgggaatgaaaaaaattcccCGCAAACTCTCGGCCGCGACTGAGTTGATTTGTGTAAAAAAAATCCAGTAATATATAAAACTTTGTCCATTTCGTCGTAGCGAATAGCGGTTAACTCGCGAGGCTGCGCACTCGGAATGTAAATCAAGCCGGTAATGGAATCCGGAGCGGCATATGTATAGACAGGCCGCGAGAACTCTACAACGCGTTGGAAAAACAAATTCGAGCGTTGCATCAAGCGTAAACAAAcatcgcgacgacgacgaaggaGAGGGACTACTCCGCCTACTATATACACGGAGTAGAGTTTCCCCGGGTAAAACGAAAATTCCAAGTCAtccggttctctctctctctctcccttgagTTGGGAGCTTCTAAGGCATCTGCGGATCGATATTATGAACACGAGTAGACGAATCTGCTAGACGCGGTGTGCGGGAATGTTGTTCCTCGCCGAGTTGTATAACGGTGagtttattgaattttaaacgatttcagCGACCGATAACAGCGTATGATGGAAAAGAGACGTAGACcagaaaagcgaaaaagaaaTCCAGAGTAATCCCTAACACGGGGGATCCGCAGATTCGTCGCGCGACTCGTCTAATCGGATTATATCAAAGTCGCGATGGATTAGCGCGCGGGGCATCCGACGCGAACAACCTCTTTTCCGCGAATCTCTAGCGCGTTTTATTGTAAACGCCGCGAGTGAACGTAATACATCCCCTAAGTGCACTTTGCGCCAAGAAACTCGATGCGCGAATCGGTTTACGGCGCACCATAAAACGCTAGAAGCTCAACGTGATAAAGATTGATCCACAAAGCCGCTGTGTCTTTGACGTAGCGCGGAATTCACTCGGCGTCGTCACGTCAAGCTAATTAAAAGCCAGTCGTCGTTTGATTCGCGCCTAAAGGGTGACATTGCACGCAGAAAGTCACTCTCTTTTCACGAGCGAAAAGACGAGTCTCGCGAGTCGGGCTAATTAGTAAACCGATGGGGAAGATTTTTGCCAGCGAGAAAAGCAGCCAGCCGGATATTTATCGTTGCGTGAACGATGATTTTTCAGCCGGGGAGTAATCCCGGCTAATGCAGAGAgccgtatatacctatatagagcCATCAATTAGCCGTTTGCTCTTCTGTTGGATGATCGATACGTCGCCCTCgtgtaattataattattactatctagcagtttttaatttacgggaaataattttgtacgcACTAGGTACCACGTAATTAAGAGCTTCATTCTTCTCGCGTTAATGAACTTTTACATTCGTGCTTATGCAGCGCAGGCGCATAGTCGTTTTGTGGACGagcttaattaaaataaacaagtTCAAAAATAGTACGCGCGCAGCTGCGCGAATGACGAAATTATGCCGACAGTCGGATGTTTGCCGAGAAGCTGCTGCGGGGCTGTATAAAAAATGTGTGTACCTTCGGGAAATCTGGTTTATGtctcgaagagagagagagagagagagagagagagagagagagagacgagtctCTCTCGTATATAGCGTAGCTGCAGCCGACTGTTTACACGACTTTCGCCCGACTCTAGTATGTGCGCTACTTTTTTACGCGACTACTTTTGAACTTCCCAACGCGTCTACTCTCGCGAGGATGTTC
The sequence above is a segment of the Nasonia vitripennis strain AsymCx chromosome 3, Nvit_psr_1.1, whole genome shotgun sequence genome. Coding sequences within it:
- the LOC116416803 gene encoding testicular acid phosphatase homolog yields the protein MKQITLFKSFILCSLLSCQLCNATMSALKLELVQVVFRHGARTPGRIEAEHINATDPELYPEGYQELTNEGKQQAYKLGTLLRKKYDEFLGTHNPEEYFATTTDFNRTRMSLQLALTGLFPTVPGDTWNDEIYQNSRDPNIVYVLIPFDTPKYKDLYPRILTNSSEFRQNISKYTEFLEMMENNTGIPFKQNVIYHAGWTCQAIQYHKAAHLPLPSWYTDESIDRNLTELYKLGLDSMSLTTQLRRLNGGTLVRKFIENIKNNRKVALPKKMYLYCAHDLTLNAFSKAQDVEAFYLPPHGSALIMEKYTDSKKSEYVRMLAWDGVSENFTLVRIGSCEEFCSFEDYLNIVKNNVSTDEDIAYLKGVADEGTSS
- the LOC116416806 gene encoding uncharacterized protein LOC116416806 codes for the protein MFRYKRMREKPRIHQFIRDINMKFALFLAISAVLLVASALAKHHGPPGPPSGPHGPPTLSTGSSDSESGSSKQSSNSSSVGRNARSVFQPLDHLRPPQSTPSTSE